DNA from Rhodoligotrophos defluvii:
GGGGGAGTCGGTTCCCGTCGAGAAGGCGCCTGTGCCTGTGGCAGCGGATGCCCCGCTCGGCGACCGCAGCTCTATGGCCTTTTCGGGAACCCTGGTGGCGGCCGGGAGCGGCGCGGGCGTGGTCGTTGGTACGGGGACCGCAACCGAGATCGGGCGTGTCAGCGCGCTCGTCGGCACGGTCGAGAAACTCACGACGCCGCTCCTGCGCCAGATGGATACGTTCGCCCGCCGGCTCACCGCCGTGATCCTCGGCGGCGCCGCGGCGGTGTTCGCCTTCGCTGTGCTCGCCCGCGACTACGCCGCCGAGGACGCCTTCCTGACGGTGGTCGGCCTCGCCGTGGCGGCGATTCCCGAGGGCCTGCCGGCGGTCATGACGATCGCGCTCGCCATCGGCGTGCGGCGCATGGCGGCGCGCAACGCCATCGTCCGACGCCTGCCCGCGGTCGAGACGCTCGGTTCGGTGTCGGTCATCTGCACCGACAAGACCGGCACGCTCACGCGCAACGAGATGACGGTCCGTGCCGTCGTGACGACGGCTGGCAGCTTCGCCGTCACCGGCGTCGGCTACGAGCCCCGCGGCGCGATCCGGCGGGATGAGGAGGACGTCGATCCGGCCACGCATCCGCCGCTCGCGGAGCTCGCGCGCGCGGCGCTGCTCTGCAATGACGCCGCGTTGCGCCAGGTCGGAGATGGCTGGGTGGTCGAGGGCGACCCGATGGAGGGGGCGCTGGTCGCCTTCGCGCGCAAGGCGGGGCTCGAGCCGGAGTTGCGCCGGCACCTGCCGCGTACCGACGAGATTCCGTTCGACGCGCAGTACCGCTTCATGGCGACGCTGCATCACGGCCATGACGGCGGGGGCTTCCTCTGCGTCAAGGGCGCGCCGGAGCGGCTGCTCGCGATGTGCGACCGGCAGCGCGGGGCCGCGGACGACGAGCCCCTGGACCGCGACGCATGGCGCGCGCGGGTGGAGGCGCTTGCCGCCGAGGGCCAGCGGGTGCTCGCCCTCGCGACCAAGCCGATGCCCGCGGGGCGCCGCGACTTCACCTTCGCCGACGCCGAGGGCGGCTTGACACTGCTCGGGCTCGTCGGCCTGATCGACCCCCCGCGCGAGGAGGCGATCGCGGCCGTCCGCGACTGCCAGGCCGCCGGGATCCGCGTCAAGATGATCACCGGCGATCACGCCGCGACGGCGCGCACCATCGCCGGGCAGCTTGGCCTGGAGAATGCGCGCGACGCCGTTACCGGACGGGAGCTCGACAACCCCAGCGAGCCGGAGCTGCGGCGCGCCGCACGCGCGGCCGACGTCTTCGCCCGCACGAGCCCCGAGCACAAGCTGCGCCTCGTTCAGGCGCTCCAGGCCGAGGGGACGGTGCTGGCGATGACCGGCGACGGGGTCAACGACGCCCCGGCGCTCAAGCGGGCGGATGTCGGCATCGCCATGGGCCGCAAAGGCACCGAGGCAGCCAAGGAGGCGGCCGAGATGGTGCTGGCCGACGACAACTTCGCCTCGATCGCCGCGGCGGTGCGCGAGGGGCGGGCCGTCTACGACAACCTCAAGAAGGTCATCGCCTGGACCCTGCCGACGAATGGCGGCGAGTCGCTGATCATCATCGCCGCCATCCTGCTCGGGTTCACCTTGCCGCTCACGCCGGTCCAGATCCTGTGGATCAACATGGTCACGGCGGCGACGCTCGGCATCGCGCTCGCCTTCGAGCCGCCCGAGCCGGATGTGATGCGGCGGCCGCCCCGCGCGGCGCGCGAGCCGCTGCTCTCGGGCCTGCTCGTCTGGCGGATCGTCTTTACCTCGGTCCTGTTCGTGATCGGCGCGTTTGGCATGTTCTTCTGGGCGCTGCAGCGCGGGCTGCCGCTCGAGGCGGCGCGGACGATCGTGGTCAACACGATCGTCGTGATGGAGATCTTCTATCTGTTCAGCGTGCGCTATCAGTACCGCACGTCCTTCACCCGGGAAGGGGTGCTCGGCACCCGGGCGGTGCTGCTTGCCGTGGCCGCGGTGACGGCGCTGCAGTTTCTCTTCACCTATGCGCCCGTCATGCAGGCGCTGTTCGAGACGCGCCCCGTCGCGTTCCGGGACGGGTTGGCCATAGTGCTCGTGGGCGTCGCCCTGCTCGTTCCCCTTGAACTGGAAAAGCTCGTTGGACGGTGCCTTGGCCGATTGCGCGGTCACGACCACCGGGCGTGAGCACAATGGAACACGCCCTCCACCTCTTCCTCCTCCTTGTTGTGACGCGGCTGTTCGGCGAGGTTTCGGAACGCGTCG
Protein-coding regions in this window:
- a CDS encoding cation-transporting P-type ATPase gives rise to the protein MESDRTGAAADRPWHALAVDEALRDFVTGRDGLEDSEAVRRLAAHGPNRLPAAKPRSAFRRFLAQFDNLLIYVLLAAAAITLALGHVIDAGVILGVVIINAVVGFVQEGRAEQALDAIRSMLAPQASVVRGGPRLTVAAEELVPGDLVLLEAGDRVPADLRLIRSRNLRIEEAALTGESVPVEKAPVPVAADAPLGDRSSMAFSGTLVAAGSGAGVVVGTGTATEIGRVSALVGTVEKLTTPLLRQMDTFARRLTAVILGGAAAVFAFAVLARDYAAEDAFLTVVGLAVAAIPEGLPAVMTIALAIGVRRMAARNAIVRRLPAVETLGSVSVICTDKTGTLTRNEMTVRAVVTTAGSFAVTGVGYEPRGAIRRDEEDVDPATHPPLAELARAALLCNDAALRQVGDGWVVEGDPMEGALVAFARKAGLEPELRRHLPRTDEIPFDAQYRFMATLHHGHDGGGFLCVKGAPERLLAMCDRQRGAADDEPLDRDAWRARVEALAAEGQRVLALATKPMPAGRRDFTFADAEGGLTLLGLVGLIDPPREEAIAAVRDCQAAGIRVKMITGDHAATARTIAGQLGLENARDAVTGRELDNPSEPELRRAARAADVFARTSPEHKLRLVQALQAEGTVLAMTGDGVNDAPALKRADVGIAMGRKGTEAAKEAAEMVLADDNFASIAAAVREGRAVYDNLKKVIAWTLPTNGGESLIIIAAILLGFTLPLTPVQILWINMVTAATLGIALAFEPPEPDVMRRPPRAAREPLLSGLLVWRIVFTSVLFVIGAFGMFFWALQRGLPLEAARTIVVNTIVVMEIFYLFSVRYQYRTSFTREGVLGTRAVLLAVAAVTALQFLFTYAPVMQALFETRPVAFRDGLAIVLVGVALLVPLELEKLVGRCLGRLRGHDHRA